Part of the Candidatus Methylomirabilota bacterium genome is shown below.
GACGAGATCGTCGAGATGCCGCGCCCAGGGCCGCCGCTCAACGCCGACGAGGATCCACTGACGGACCTTGCGAGCCTGGCCCCGCACGGCTTCCGCCACCGGGAGGAAATGGTCTCCCACGAAGACGGCCCCGGCATCGGAGTGGTCGAGGATGTACGCGACCTCCTCGGCCACGAGCCGGTGATTCATGGGCGCGGGAATGGCGCCCACGGCGCGCGCGGCCGCGCTCGCCAGTAGGTGCTCGAGCGAGTTCTCCGTGTAGATGATGACGTGCTGGCCGGGCGCGATGCCGAGATCCACCAGCCCATGGGCCAGGCGATTGCGCCGCTCGACGTACTCGGCCCAGCTCCACACGCGCTCGCCCTGGATGAGCGCGGGCTTGTCGGGATGATTGCCGGCATGGAGGGCCAGGATGTCCATCGCTTCTCTCCGGCTTCTAGCACAAAGCGCGGGGAAACTCCAGAAGACCAGCGCGCGAGTGGTGTCTCTCTTTGCTAGACTTCGAGACGCAGCAGAGGGGAAGGGCCGCCTCCAAGGGGTTGAGCGACTCCACGAGGAGCTTCTTCGGCACGTGAAAGTGAGTCTTCGTTCCCTCCGTCGGAAGGATCAGGCGGCCGTGCGCCGCCTTGTGCAGCTCTATATCTACGATCTCGGCGGCGACCGCTGGGGCGCGGAGGCTGATGGCACGTTCGGTTCTCGGGCCTGGCATAGGCGGTTCTGGACGCGCCGCGGGCGGCATCACTTCGTCATTCGCGTAGACGGAAGGCTGGCCGGCTTCGCGCTGGTCGCCGATCGCGCGCACTTCGCCGGCGCCGGCGTGCGAGAGATCAGCGAGTTCTTCGTGCTGCGCAAGTATCGCCGTCGCGGCGTGGGCACCCGCGTCGCGCGAATCCTTTTCGCGCGCTTCCCGGGCCGCTGGGAGCTCGCAGAGCTCACGTGGAACGTCGCGGCGCGGCGCTTCTGGCGTCGCTCGATGAAGCGCTGCGCGGTCGGCGGTGTCATGGAGCGCCGACGCCGTCACGGTGACCTCAGCTTTTTCGTGCAGCACTTCGCGACGGCTCGGGAGAAACTTTGATGACGGGAAGGCCAGGCCAACGTGTGACCCGTTCCAGCCCAAAGGAGAACTCGGAATGCGTAGGGCAATCGGCGTCTGTCTCGCCCTCGTGCCTCTGGTCCTCAGCTCCTCCTCCATGGCGCAGCCGCCCGGTCTCGCGAGGCCCCAGCTGCTCCTGCGCGAGATCGTCCAGGGCATGCCCACGAGGGAGAAACAGGAAGTGCGGGTGCTCACGGCGAGCTTGAATCCGGGCGACAAGACGGTGTTTCATACACACCGCTCCCCCGTGACCGTCTACGTCCTCGAAGGCGCCTTCACGCTGGAGATGGAGGGGCGCCCGCCTGTCACCGTAAAAGCCGGTGAGGCCATGATAGAGCCGCCGCACGTGAAGATGACCGGCTACAACCGCAGCGCCACCGAGCCGCTCCGGGTCGTGATCTTCTACGTGAGCGATCCGGACACGCCGTTCCTCGATCCCGTCCAGTAGCGACAGGGAGTCAGGGCGCGGACTACTCCGCCCCGCCCCGGCGGCGGAGGGCCTCGGCGGCCGGCGCGCGATCGAGGCGCACGGCGTACCAGAGGGGCGTGAGGCTGCGGGCATCACGGGCGTTGACGTCGGCGCCTCCGGCCAGCAGCACTTCCACGAGCTCCGCCCGGCCGTCCCAGCTCGCCAGATGAAGCGGGGTCACGCCCTCGCCGTCGCGCGCGTTCGGGTCGGCGCCCTTGCTGAGGAGAAGCCGCGCGAACTCCGGCTTCCGCATGACGACCGCCGCGTGGAGCGCGGTCTGTCCCGACTTGTCCTGCCCCCGCACGTTTGCGCCCTTGGCCACGAGCAGCTCGGCCGCCGCCACGAAATCGGCGGCCAGCGCC
Proteins encoded:
- a CDS encoding cupin domain-containing protein yields the protein MRRAIGVCLALVPLVLSSSSMAQPPGLARPQLLLREIVQGMPTREKQEVRVLTASLNPGDKTVFHTHRSPVTVYVLEGAFTLEMEGRPPVTVKAGEAMIEPPHVKMTGYNRSATEPLRVVIFYVSDPDTPFLDPVQ
- a CDS encoding GNAT family N-acetyltransferase; protein product: MRRLVQLYIYDLGGDRWGAEADGTFGSRAWHRRFWTRRGRHHFVIRVDGRLAGFALVADRAHFAGAGVREISEFFVLRKYRRRGVGTRVARILFARFPGRWELAELTWNVAARRFWRRSMKRCAVGGVMERRRRHGDLSFFVQHFATAREKL